In a single window of the Blattabacterium cuenoti genome:
- a CDS encoding branched-chain amino acid aminotransferase, translating into MKIEKTLQSRIVEMDFDHIVFGNQYSDHMFCSEFKNGEWKNSIIKPFGNIMFSPISLVFHYGQAVFEGMKAYKDKNEEVFLFRPKENFKRINRSANRLEMPIIPEDIFMNGLKKLIDIDRDWIPKNYGQSLYIRPFLIATNGVLSAKPSQDYMFMIVSTPADAYYKHPLKIKIEEKYSRSASGGVGFTKAAGNYASSFYPTRLANEEGFDQILWTDSSTHTMIEESGTMNVFFYLKNKLITPKANDNILSGITCKSILSLAEKEGFFVEERNLSVAEIIEGLKTGNLKEAFGCGTAAVINDFQTISYKGNDFCLPNLAEEKRISFYLKKKLLDIQHNLSDDPFGWRVKLKKNF; encoded by the coding sequence ATGAAAATAGAAAAAACCTTACAATCAAGGATTGTAGAAATGGATTTTGATCATATTGTATTTGGAAATCAATATTCGGATCATATGTTTTGTTCTGAATTTAAAAATGGAGAATGGAAAAATTCTATTATTAAACCTTTTGGAAATATAATGTTTTCCCCTATATCTCTTGTTTTTCATTATGGACAAGCTGTTTTTGAAGGAATGAAAGCTTACAAAGATAAAAACGAAGAAGTTTTTTTATTTCGTCCAAAAGAAAATTTTAAAAGGATCAATAGATCTGCTAACCGTTTAGAAATGCCTATTATACCAGAAGATATTTTCATGAATGGATTAAAAAAATTAATAGATATAGATAGGGATTGGATTCCAAAAAATTATGGCCAATCTTTATATATCCGTCCTTTTCTAATTGCTACTAATGGTGTTTTATCTGCTAAACCATCTCAAGATTACATGTTTATGATTGTATCTACTCCTGCAGATGCCTATTATAAACATCCTTTAAAAATTAAAATAGAAGAAAAATATAGCCGTTCTGCATCAGGAGGTGTTGGATTTACTAAAGCTGCTGGTAATTATGCTTCTTCTTTTTATCCTACTAGACTTGCTAATGAAGAAGGATTTGATCAAATATTATGGACAGATTCCTCTACTCACACAATGATAGAAGAATCCGGCACTATGAATGTTTTTTTCTATTTAAAAAATAAACTTATAACTCCAAAAGCTAATGATAATATATTAAGCGGAATTACTTGTAAAAGTATTCTTTCTTTAGCTGAAAAAGAAGGTTTTTTTGTAGAAGAACGAAATTTAAGTGTTGCAGAAATTATAGAAGGGTTAAAAACAGGGAATTTGAAAGAAGCTTTTGGTTGTGGAACAGCTGCTGTTATAAATGATTTTCAAACAATTAGTTATAAAGGAAACGATTTTTGTTTACCGAATCTTGCAGAAGAAAAAAGAATATCTTTTTATTTAAAGAAAAAATTGTTAGATATACAACATAATTTATCAGATGATCCTTTTGGATGGAGGGTTAAATTAAAAAAAAATTTTTAA